A segment of the Nymphalis io chromosome 7, ilAglIoxx1.1, whole genome shotgun sequence genome:
AGGGaccaattacatattatattttaaactaagaatatattataataaataaacattataaataaacggcaatacaattatatttaaaatttaaacttcaTGTTTTAAAACCTATGTGAGATTATTTTTTTGGATgttttggtatgaagcaagcatGTACCCCGAAAAACCCCTCCTCCTAACACCAACATCTCCACCCGTATGTGACAACCCGCGAAGCGGAGGCTGATCATTAGCTTAAAATATTAGAATCGCTCGTAAACAATTAGATATCATGTATTGGCAAATTAAGGACAATCTCTTATAATTGTAAAGATATCTtgggataaaaatataaaaagcaaattgtaaatgttataaCAACCCGCTTATTTCCTCCACTAATGACAGGAAGGCTGGTTAATTTTTTGCCCAAATAGTCGGAATTACGATTCAACGGAGAAATGCTGCTGGCATTCTTGCGACCATTCTACGCGggtattattagtatataaggtatttctttatctttatgtatgtattaattaagatactcgatgaattattaacacaaattaagctcataaaaACTTAGTGTTCTTGGTCCAGACTCATTATCTTTGGCTAATATTAAGAGTTATATCCGCTGGTGTATATcggtttatttgaaattaattattctacttattaattataagttgtACCGAAAGTCCACTTATTGTTTTTGGAAAAACAGTTGGTTAAATGTGGCTAAGGATCCTATACCACAATGTCCCGAGGGTTAACCCTCCGTATAGAAGACCCAAAAGACTTTTCTTTTCAATTAATGGATGgaatgaatgtttatttttaactgaaaatatgacgcttcttttatttttatcttaatttttgagGGGTTTGACCGTGCCACCCCTATAggaataactaaacataataaacCCAGCTTACAAAATCAaccttataaataacaaaatttacataattctaTGTCTTAATCCAGCTTGTACTATTCTATACAACATTCTAGCCTGATCCGGGATActttaagataattaaatatcgaTAAGGCTTGGTGCAACGCCAACCACCACGAGCTGATTAACTATTTTACCACCAAACAATACATTGTATTattgttccgatttgaaggataagtaagccagtgtaacaggtGAAAGGTACACAACATCTTCGATCCTGTAGAAGGGGGAGTAATTACATTTCGAGGTTTTACAGAATAACTGGTAAAAACAACGCTTAAGTTTATCCAAGGCAATCGAAATTAGAATTGTTTCTGAtatgaaaatgttttcaattatatttgtaagtgCGTGAGAGAGAAACATACATAACCAACAaccaaattatttcttaaataatttaaaacacacTATCATTTTGCATTTTCGTGATATCTCTGTATCTTTTAACCAAATATCGGTTTATTTTACGTTTCATATTTGTTAGTGTATTTGTAAATAGAGCAATTCCAATCACCATTTAATATCTAAAACAATACTCGTATTTGCTtttgtaaagttttaataacaatttctatgaaaataaaatagtaaataaaaaaaaaaaactattctgcCTAACTTGAACCTTTGAGTTTGTATTGTCATCATCACAATCATCAATCGTTCGTTTATGGTTTATCTAAGGTTCTATTTTGTTCAGCCAAACcgcaattaaaaaattaaaatgtcactattataatataaaaaagataatattaaaaatatttaaaaaataataatatttacatgataaaatttaactgatattttatcatttgtctttatttcttttctcaatttttatttgattgtgaTCATTCATAACAAGATAGTACTTgtgattttttatcttttaaataagtattattagattatcgccaaaattgtatgctactttcatttaggctgtatccatgttttgtattttttttctttttgtggtgtacaataaagtaaagtaagtaccgttataaattatcaaattatcagtacaatttaaatgaatgattttttttaatttacagattATTCGAAGAAAACGAAGAACTGCTCCACTTATTTGAGGATTTCCGTGAGCTTCGCTCGAAGGAAGCGTTCGTGAGTTCCGCAGAATTAGCTGAGCACGCCACTAAGGTCATGCACACACTGGATGAAGGGATCAAGGGCTTAGCAGACATGGATTCATTCTTCGCTTACGTGAGACATGTAGGGGAAACGCATCGCCAAGTTCCAGGGTTCAAAGCAGAAAACTTCATGGTGAGATCACTTATTTCAATAAAGTATGTGTAGTTAAAAATCTCATTAAAGCCCGGTTTCTATATGTAACGGATCGTTATCGTCCATGTACCCGATCGTTTTTGAGTGAGTCGagcttaaaagttttttaattacatatatgtatatgcgaCTTGGAGACTTAcggaacattttttattgaaacgctTTTGAATTACGTCTTGTAGACATTTGTACCTTCCGTACACAAAACAAATTGATTTTTGtatgattttgatatatatagtaatcggttataaataaattaaacattttataggAAACATTATTGCTTATGTAAATTCAAGAGTATAATTTACACTATTACCATAAATAGAGCAGTTAAAAGTAAATCGCAatcaatatattgtattaatattataaggtttCAGTATATATACTGAAACCTATATTATTTCCTCTCCTGataccagtagaggcaataatataaaatataatattatccgtCAGTGTATTCAGCCCATATGATCTATGATGTTATGTTCCCTGTGCGTATAATTACACTAGCCAACTCCCCATTCTAATCTGAACACAGCGATTGTATGACGTTTAGTGATGGAATAATCGATACGACGGTAGTACCAATTCAGACTTGACGAAACCGGATAAACATGATTTAAActgaataatattatctttcatatatttttaaatcgtattcagcagtaaaaataactttatttgaaatgttCTCTATGAAGCCGCTTTCATTGTGGATGTATCTTTTTCAGAAAATCGAGCAACCCTTCCTAGAAGCGGCGAAGACAACTTTGGGCGACAGATACACGCCCAATATTGAAAATATCTACAAACTGACGATCcgttttatattagaaaatctCGTGAAGGGCTATGAAGAAGCGGGGCCGGATTATGTTACTACAGAAACCTGATTAGCTtcaattgtttgaaatatttgcaATGGATTTAATGCGACGGattttttaacacattttttcaactttgtttttttgttttaatttcttctttatctattaaattaaatcatacatatgttaaaatatataataatatacataatattaatgtaatccCTATTTCCCTAAAGGTGGTTTTCAAGGATATTTGATTACCTTTGATATTACCGACTATTGAAAGATCAGACGAGCCCTCTCGCTTGAATCCGCGCCAGCGTGGGCGAAAAGTTTACCACGGCGCGTTGGTGCTAGCACCCCGGGACAGAAAAGCCAGCTTCAGGGTACTATGTCTTTGAACCGATAAATCAATAGGCCGTACATAATATACTTCTACTAAAGTTGATAAAGTCGcggtgttttaataaaatcttttaataatcttaatcAGGATCAAATACGGGCTTtgtaagattaataataatattctcaaaAACAATGCTTTCTATTGGTTTGTTTCGCtcgaaatgttttttatacCACACCACCGCCTATTGACATTGACTGTAGTCAATGAAACGACAATaaactttggaactaagatgttatgtccctagtgcctgcagttacactggctcactcaccgacacacaatactaagtattgctgcttggcggtagaatatatgatgagtgggcaGCACCTAcctagatgggcttgcacagagccctaccaccaagtattgttttctattttggacaaaaataacaaaaactttcAAAGTTGTCTAGATCTGAATAGAGAAATACAATCTTAATATTACGCTCCTTAGTTAATTGTGAGTCTTGTTTTAGGAATAGGTTTAACAAGCTGAAGGTGTCAGGATCGAATTTACAACTTTAATATCGTTGCGCGGCCCATATAACTTAAagctattgagaattttaaaataagatagcGATAATCCTGCAATAGCTCTGACGGTAGCGCGTcacttactaataaaatattgactAATCATATTTCAGCCTAAGCGACTCTCTTCAAAGAATCACATTGTATAAATAGCTGTATTTCTCCCACCCACAAGTGGCAGAGCGTACCgcttcgatttttttatatcgttgaGTACTTTGTCCTACTTTGTCctattatttcttattgttactcatttttacgatttattttattgtttctttcATGCTTTGATAAAGTATCAGCATAAAAGGGCTTCAAAGCGATGCAAAGCACTTACATCACATGTGGGAATACAATTTGACACCTTCGAAATCTATTGCTTatacataatgaatattttataacatttttatgaaaGTTACTGTCTGTCTTTTACGCTTTCAAGACGTAAACTACTGAacggattttaataaaatttggtatgaagcaagcttaagcTCCAAGGATGAAGATTACTCTTTTGTACCTAATACTCGCCCCTCTCCTCTTAACACGCGGGCGAGtactagtaaattataaatgttaaaatatatatgttgataaatgttatatatgaaaattagtaattattatcatttgtaGTCTATTCGTTTATGTATCGTTCACTCGAACGAGGCGAAGTGTTATATGCTTGTTATACACGTGTTATGTGGCGCGAGTTATATCGGTTAATCGAGAtaacctgtaaatgttccacagcAATAGGGCTACAAGAACAAACACGAAACACAttgaaaacggtcgtgaaatatcagaaagcgaTATGAGACATTGaccgttataattataacatttcaagatacacgcatcaaaattgcATATCTCAATAAGTCGGTTATCAACGTTTCACGGGTGAACAATGAAGTGCTAAAGAAAGCTAAGGCTTTGTCTCGTTTAgaatgtttacaaaaatataaaagagctaaatcaaaatataagtacatattaaaTTCGTCACtttgtaaactaaaataaagtatattatctaattgtaaagaaaatatagaCAAGGATAACActattgcttataattaataacaaatctaCAATTAAAGAGTTTGTTTGATGGCTTGTTAGAACGCGATCTAATAAAGTATAACGCAGGTGTAACCGCGCGGTGCagcttgtttataatatttatattactgtcATGTTTCTCGAAGGTttgcttatgtaaaattttaagtatatatatagtttaacaaattatataacataagttgttatgtattacattattgttattgaGTCTATTAAATCTATTGATGTcgatgtatttcttttattttaactcGACCTTTATAGCCTGTACTAGCAAATGATGTTTAGAGGTGTAAATATtgatttgtctctttctatcatcaatGATTCAACATTAGATAGAAGaagacacaatattttttaaatcataaaagcGGTAAATCAATTActtatcaaaaaatttaaacgatACTTaagtataaatgttaaataaatgtttaagatACTTATAATACTTGaacataacataaaatcaaataagaaaaaatagtttacaaacaaaaacagCCGATATAGTACGAgctttttaaagaaaatgtttggagcttaatccatcACTCCGCTCCAGTGAATTGATATACGATCCAACACATCCAGGGGCCAATTCTGCTAAGAAATTGTCCCTTAAATTTTTCCGAATCGAAACGTTATCGTTGCTGTTTAACCCTTTTCCTATTCTACCAATACAGCTATGTAGTCGCGATTCGGTAGAAGTtggatcgaacccacaaccttctgcatgaaaggcaagtgtgTAAGAcgtctaccaactacgccaaccgacCCGTCTTGTAAATGTAGTAAAAGCCTGAAttcgaactttttttttatgttcgccgggagggcaaatgactctactccacctgatggtaagtggtagttgagtcaaaacgcgacgacggcaagtacagtcgggaagagtgttctgcactagccgccttcgccttgccggcccgcaagatgcctcttcacgcctcgtttgaaggaacccgtgttgtaagaggaggggaacacgtgagctggtaaggaattccattttttggaagtgcgacaaagaaaggagttgccaaatttctttgtgcgcgatggaattgatgtcacagttaggcaaTGACATCGAaagccagctcgcgtagacttatgaaggaagggggaagcaggaattagagaaaataattcctcagtgcactcgccgtgatacagtcgatagaaagcgctcagcgctgctatctctcgacgcaattgtaaaggttcaagggtgtttgtgacctttacgtccaaataatgcggaccgcatgtcgctgcaaccgatctaaggcctccagtaggtacttagcggagccattccaaaggtgcgagcaatattccacgcaagaccgtacctgtgttttgtataacaggcacagttgttgtggcgtgaaaaaacgccgcataAAACTCTGCGATTTGaaccataattttaaaaaacaattatgtcctacctaaaatattatattaaaacagataataaaaaactcTAAAATTAGCAGCACTTCAGAATTAGATTGTAATTACAATTCCGTGGGCGAATATTTCGCACTACGAATGCCCAAGTTAGCTAAAATTTATGCGGATCTCGCACTATAGATTAATATGTACTCGTAGTAGGAAAGGTTTATAAAATGTACTATGTAGCAAGAACTTTTTATGGCAAggactgtaataataattttcatatttcattcatGTCATCTTTTAAAGACTCAAAACTATGTACATAATGgcaaattttcattttcatttttgatttaattttttcacagcGGCAAAAGTTTTTCGCAGGCACAACGGCCTCGACGTGGACTTGGAGGGACGGCTGTGGgccacttatcgccagctgaaaAAGGAGCTGCAGTAGGTAATAAGTCAAGCTAAGGAGAGAGCAAGGGAggagcttctggtgggcctgaacagggacccgtggggacgcccgtaccgtggtgtgcgaggaaagttccgcacacacggcgcccctgcgacggaaacgttgccgccggatctcctcctgcgactgGTTGGTGAATTATTTCCCCAACCAGGCGAACACGTCCCACCAAGTAAGACCCCTCGCTCTGTAACAGATGACAGTGCGGCTCCACCACACGTtacggagcgagagatggagatggccctcgatcgattgagggccagaaccacaccgccgggtccggacggggttccagggcgtgttctgcgtggcgccctggaacatctaggtgggaggcttcgggaactgtttgatgaatgtctttccagtgggcagtttccgaagctgtggaaggaggaaaagttggttctgttgccgaaggaggggggtccactcgattctccttcagcatataggccaattgtgctgctgaatgagacgggcaagctcttcgagaagatcctcgctgcccgtcttattcagcacctcaacgaggtggggccgggtctttcagaggctcagtacgggttcagggagggtcgatcaaccattgacgccctggacgccctaaagacctggaccaccgaggcggtggcccgaggagacgtagtcctggcggtatcgctggacgtagcgaacgcctttaacagtcttcccttcgagactataagggagtcactccgataccacaGGGTGCCTTCCtacctcagaaggctgttgggggcatacctccgggaccgagtggtcctctgggaggtgggtgatgggcgacttgtccggcgttgggtaggctgcggcgttccacaggggtcggtactcggcccaatcctatggaacgtcggattcgattggctccttagggcccccatccttcccggaatgagggtgttgtgcaacgcggatgacaccctcatcacggcgacggggcagacctttcaggaggcggcccacctggccgaggtcggagtatcgctcacgatggaccggattgggatgctgggcttgagggtctctgtcacaaaaacagaggccctcctattccacggtccacgtcggggtccccctcaaggggcgtctatcaccgtccaggggacggtgattaaggtgcaagcccagatgaggtatctagATCTGATCCTGgaggaagatggagcttcaggcagcattttgtccaactcggcACGAAGCTCATAAGTGCTacccaatgtaggag
Coding sequences within it:
- the LOC126769633 gene encoding neuroglobin-like; its protein translation is MGCKLSQLAASEFTHDPLDRPPPPSDPRSPLTAKQQYCIMASWKGIFRQIETTGIILFVKLFEENEELLHLFEDFRELRSKEAFVSSAELAEHATKVMHTLDEGIKGLADMDSFFAYVRHVGETHRQVPGFKAENFMKIEQPFLEAAKTTLGDRYTPNIENIYKLTIRFILENLVKGYEEAGPDYVTTET